The proteins below are encoded in one region of Streptomyces cyanogenus:
- the pcrA gene encoding DNA helicase PcrA, producing the protein MSSLFDDSFLADLQAPRGHEEPPPPPEDDHAPEPLPDDLFGGKFDVPPDRDTHYRDGAPRPALDSAALLEGLNENQRAAVVHAGSPLLIVAGAGSGKTRVLTHRIAYLLAERGVHPGQILAITFTNKAAGEMKERVEQLVGPRAHAMWVMTFHSACVRILRRESKKLGFTSSFSIYDAADSKRLMALVCRDLDLDPKRFPPKSFSAKISNLKNELIDEEDFAAQAADGFEKTLAQAYALYQSRLREANALDFDDLIMTTVNLLRAFPDVAEHYRRRFRHVLVDEYQDTNHAQYALVRELVGTGDRAAEEAGTPPGEYDIPPAELCVVGDADQSIYAFRGATIRNILQFEEDYPDATTILLEQNYRSTQTILSAANAVIERNESRRPKNLWTNAGQGARITGYVADTEHDEAQFVADEIDRLVDAGDARAGDVAVFYRTNAQSRVFEEVFIRVGLPYKVVGGVRFYERKEVRDVLAYLRVLANPEDSVPLRRILNVPKRGIGERAEAMVDALAQREKISFPQALKRVDEAYGMAARSTNAVKRFNTLMEDLRTIVESGAGPATVLEAVLERTGYLAELQASTDPQDETRIENLQELAAVALEFEQERGEGEQGTLADFLEQVALVADSDQIPDEEDGDGVITLMTLHTAKGLEFPVVFLTGMEDGVFPHMRALGQTKELEEERRLAYVGITRARERLYLTRSAMRSAWGQPSYNPPSRFLEEIPATHVEWKRTGATAPVSSGPASGIAASLSSSRSRSSASGASGFATRRTGEKPVVALAVGDRVTHDQFGLGTVVAVKGTGGNAEATIDFGDAKPKRLLLRYAPVEKL; encoded by the coding sequence ATGAGCAGCCTCTTTGACGACAGCTTCCTGGCGGACCTCCAGGCCCCTCGCGGGCACGAGGAGCCCCCGCCGCCGCCCGAGGACGATCACGCTCCGGAGCCGCTCCCGGACGATCTGTTCGGCGGGAAGTTCGACGTGCCGCCGGACCGGGACACCCACTACCGCGACGGCGCCCCGCGCCCCGCGCTCGACTCGGCGGCACTCCTGGAGGGGCTGAACGAGAACCAGCGCGCCGCGGTCGTGCACGCCGGCTCCCCGCTGCTCATCGTCGCCGGCGCCGGCTCGGGCAAGACCCGCGTGCTGACCCACCGCATCGCGTACCTGCTCGCCGAGCGGGGCGTCCACCCGGGCCAGATCCTCGCGATCACCTTCACCAACAAGGCCGCGGGCGAGATGAAGGAGCGCGTCGAGCAGCTCGTCGGCCCCCGCGCGCACGCGATGTGGGTGATGACCTTCCACAGCGCGTGCGTGCGCATCCTGCGCCGCGAGAGCAAGAAGCTCGGCTTCACCTCGTCCTTCTCGATCTACGACGCCGCCGACTCCAAGCGCCTGATGGCCCTGGTCTGCCGGGACCTGGACCTCGACCCCAAGCGCTTCCCGCCCAAGTCGTTCAGCGCCAAGATCAGCAACCTGAAGAACGAGCTGATCGACGAGGAGGACTTCGCCGCCCAGGCCGCCGACGGCTTCGAGAAGACCCTCGCCCAGGCCTACGCGCTCTACCAGTCGCGGCTGCGCGAGGCGAACGCGCTCGACTTCGACGACCTGATCATGACGACGGTCAACCTGCTGCGCGCCTTCCCGGACGTCGCCGAGCACTACCGCCGCCGCTTCCGGCACGTCCTGGTGGACGAGTACCAGGACACCAACCACGCGCAGTACGCGCTCGTGCGGGAACTCGTCGGCACGGGGGACCGCGCCGCAGAGGAGGCCGGCACCCCGCCCGGCGAGTACGACATCCCGCCCGCCGAACTCTGCGTCGTGGGTGACGCGGACCAGTCGATCTACGCCTTCCGGGGCGCGACGATCCGCAACATCCTCCAGTTCGAGGAGGACTACCCGGACGCGACGACGATCCTGCTGGAGCAGAACTACCGCTCCACGCAGACCATCCTGTCCGCCGCCAACGCGGTCATCGAGCGCAACGAGTCCCGCCGCCCGAAGAACCTGTGGACCAACGCCGGCCAGGGCGCCCGGATCACCGGGTACGTCGCCGACACCGAGCACGACGAGGCACAGTTCGTCGCGGACGAGATAGACCGCCTGGTCGACGCGGGTGACGCACGCGCGGGAGACGTCGCCGTCTTCTACCGCACCAACGCCCAGTCGCGTGTCTTCGAAGAGGTCTTCATCCGCGTCGGCCTGCCCTACAAGGTCGTCGGCGGGGTCCGCTTCTACGAGCGCAAGGAGGTCCGGGACGTCCTGGCCTACCTGCGCGTCCTCGCCAACCCCGAGGACTCGGTGCCGCTGCGCCGCATCCTCAACGTGCCCAAGCGGGGCATCGGCGAGCGCGCGGAGGCGATGGTCGACGCCCTCGCCCAGCGCGAGAAGATCAGCTTCCCGCAGGCCCTGAAGCGCGTGGACGAGGCGTACGGCATGGCCGCGCGCTCCACCAACGCCGTCAAGCGGTTCAACACGCTGATGGAGGACCTGCGTACGATCGTGGAGTCCGGCGCCGGACCGGCCACCGTCCTCGAAGCGGTCCTCGAACGCACCGGCTACCTGGCAGAGTTGCAGGCGTCCACCGACCCGCAGGACGAGACCCGGATCGAGAACCTCCAGGAACTCGCGGCCGTCGCCCTGGAGTTCGAGCAGGAGCGCGGCGAGGGCGAGCAGGGCACGCTCGCCGACTTCCTGGAGCAGGTCGCCCTGGTCGCCGACTCCGACCAGATCCCCGACGAGGAGGACGGCGACGGCGTCATCACGCTGATGACCCTGCACACCGCCAAGGGCCTGGAGTTCCCGGTCGTGTTCCTGACCGGCATGGAGGACGGCGTCTTCCCGCACATGCGCGCCCTCGGCCAGACCAAGGAGCTGGAGGAGGAGCGCCGCCTGGCGTACGTCGGCATCACGCGCGCGCGGGAGCGGCTGTATCTCACGCGGTCGGCGATGCGCAGCGCCTGGGGCCAGCCGTCGTACAACCCGCCCTCCCGCTTCCTGGAGGAGATCCCGGCCACCCACGTGGAGTGGAAGCGGACGGGGGCGACGGCGCCGGTGTCCTCCGGACCGGCGTCCGGGATCGCGGCCTCGCTGTCGTCCAGCCGTTCGCGCTCCTCGGCGTCGGGTGCGTCCGGGTTCGCCACGCGGCGCACGGGGGAGAAGCCGGTGGTAGCACTGGCCGTCGGGGACCGGGTCACGCACGACCAGTTCGGGCTCGGCACGGTCGTCGCGGTGAAGGGCACGGGTGGGAACGCGGAGGCGACGATCGACTTCGGCGACGCCAAGCCGAAGCGGCTCCTGCTGCGGTACGCGCCGGTGGAGAAGCTGTAG
- a CDS encoding M23 family metallopeptidase, with protein sequence MNDRHPPGNMTTPAPASDASTAHYAQYGAQDAHYDDLTTYGGYDATGFAGGSGSMTTFHADPLFGSLPGSEQTTGAYDSTQWHTGTVQTPAYDPYAAQHHAGYDSGVYDSTAWTVPAQSTGNDTSGQWDAHAWLQPDPSAGADATQQWEWGAQAFDTGAYDATQWNSAGETVPARSEPGGEPFDQQATATFEAAGGPQTAFEQGAYEGAEFGEQTSGTDEPNSTGELPAVTGLLDDQEEISPAPATRAGSRSGARSRRRTPAKRSALLTVAVPSACVMGVAGVAAASVGALTDGSKDSTASAADAQPVKPSVANSKLDSQLKTLSAGATDFADRASRTQERIDLKAQQELEKKKAAAEAALKERLRPKFALPVAQHGLSAYFGQAGINWMSVHTGIDFPVSYGTTVMAATDGTVTTKWNSAYGNMLILTAKDGTETWYCHLSSYRVASGATVKAGQPIAYSGNSGNSTGPHLHFEVRPAGGAAIDPLPWLRSHGLDPT encoded by the coding sequence GTGAACGACCGTCACCCGCCGGGGAACATGACCACCCCGGCCCCGGCTTCCGACGCCTCCACCGCGCACTACGCGCAGTACGGGGCACAGGACGCCCACTACGACGACCTCACCACGTACGGCGGCTATGACGCCACCGGTTTTGCCGGTGGTTCCGGAAGCATGACGACCTTCCACGCCGACCCGCTCTTCGGCAGCCTCCCGGGCAGCGAGCAGACCACCGGCGCGTACGACAGCACGCAGTGGCACACCGGCACCGTGCAGACCCCGGCCTACGACCCGTACGCGGCCCAGCACCACGCCGGATACGACTCCGGCGTCTACGACAGCACCGCCTGGACCGTTCCCGCGCAGTCCACGGGGAACGACACCAGCGGCCAGTGGGACGCCCACGCCTGGCTCCAGCCCGACCCCTCCGCCGGCGCCGACGCCACCCAGCAGTGGGAGTGGGGCGCCCAGGCCTTCGACACGGGCGCGTACGACGCCACGCAGTGGAACTCCGCAGGGGAGACCGTGCCGGCCCGGTCCGAGCCGGGTGGCGAACCGTTCGACCAGCAGGCCACCGCGACGTTCGAGGCGGCCGGCGGCCCGCAGACCGCGTTCGAGCAGGGCGCCTACGAGGGCGCCGAATTCGGCGAACAGACCTCCGGCACGGACGAGCCGAACTCCACCGGTGAACTGCCCGCCGTCACCGGCCTGCTGGACGACCAGGAGGAGATCAGCCCGGCGCCGGCGACCCGCGCGGGCTCGCGCAGCGGGGCGCGCTCCCGGCGTCGCACGCCCGCCAAACGTTCCGCGCTGCTGACCGTCGCCGTACCGTCGGCCTGTGTGATGGGGGTCGCCGGTGTCGCCGCCGCCTCGGTCGGCGCGCTCACCGACGGGTCCAAGGACTCCACCGCCAGCGCGGCGGACGCGCAGCCGGTCAAGCCGTCGGTCGCCAACAGCAAGCTGGACAGCCAGCTCAAGACGCTCTCGGCCGGCGCCACCGACTTCGCCGACCGGGCGAGCCGCACCCAGGAGCGGATCGACCTCAAGGCGCAGCAGGAGCTGGAGAAGAAGAAGGCGGCCGCGGAGGCCGCGCTCAAGGAGCGGCTGCGTCCCAAGTTCGCGCTGCCGGTCGCGCAGCACGGGCTGAGCGCCTACTTCGGCCAGGCGGGCATCAACTGGATGTCGGTGCACACCGGCATCGACTTCCCGGTCTCCTACGGCACCACGGTGATGGCCGCGACCGACGGCACCGTCACCACGAAGTGGAACAGCGCCTACGGCAACATGCTGATCCTCACCGCGAAGGACGGCACGGAGACCTGGTACTGCCACCTCTCCAGCTACCGCGTCGCCTCCGGTGCGACCGTCAAGGCCGGCCAGCCGATCGCCTACTCCGGCAACTCCGGCAACTCGACCGGCCCGCACCTGCACTTCGAGGTCCGGCCGGCCGGCGGTGCGGCCATAGACCCGCTGCCGTGGCTCCGCAGCCACGGGCTGGACCCGACCTAG
- a CDS encoding DUF5682 family protein → MTGTGGSTAYAAGPLLLGVRHHGPGSARAVRAALDAARPAAVLIEGPPEADQLIPLAADPGLRPPVALLAHAVDEPGRSAFWPFAEFSPEWVAIRWAVEQGVPARFIDLPATHTLAWEQGPREAGPGPEAGPGPESGPGPEVGADPQSGTGPDSGSDRRSGHGPRSDHGDEVRVDPLAVLAETAGYDDPERWWEDVVEHRGPGARDPFAPFAAVAEAMAALRERYGDGGHSRDLVREAHMRLRLRDARKEFGDAVAVVCGAWHVPALREKTTVTADRALLRGLPKVRTDLTWVPWTHRRLARAGGYGAGIDSPGWYGHLFRAPDRPVERWLTKVAGLLRAEDRIVSSAHVIEAVRLAETLAALRGRPLPGLGETTDAVRAVLCEGSDVPLALVHDRLVVGDVLGEVPESAPAVPLQRDLARQQRSLRLKPEASERELELDLRGDTDAGRSRLLHRLRLLGVGWGEPGRSRGSTGTFRETWRLRWEPELSVRVAEAGVWGTTVQAAAQAKAEADAVAARALADVTALAEQCLLAGLPEALPVVMRVLADRAALDTDVGHLAQALPALVRSLRYGDVRGTDTGALAEVAAGLAERIFVGLPPACAALDTDAAEEMRGHVDAVHTAVGLLTESLPGAPVGSDGDRAGAAEAGAGDGDRASAGERVGAEGAAGGAGGNGGHRAHERGGGLRGRWRAVLRVLALRENAPGVIRGRAVRLLLDDGALSAEEAARLMGLALSPGTPPPAAAAWIEGFAGGGGGLLLVHDERLLGLLDSWLTGVPTEAFTDVLPLLRRTFSAYEPGVRRTLGELVRRGPGDRPGGAAVRGPAVPGFAAEPDTGRADAVLPVLRLLLGLDSDHGTTHGATHNPPSGASAAHAAEPGAVRIPSSGARHGTACAGADSTATAAVHHTPRHSAPPTPTHHVTREATHATASDAAHDDCLTGVGT, encoded by the coding sequence ATGACCGGCACCGGCGGGAGCACGGCGTACGCCGCGGGGCCGCTGCTGCTCGGTGTACGGCACCACGGGCCCGGTTCCGCGCGCGCTGTGCGGGCCGCGCTGGACGCCGCGCGCCCGGCCGCCGTGCTGATCGAGGGACCGCCCGAGGCCGACCAGCTGATCCCGCTCGCCGCCGACCCGGGCCTGCGGCCCCCGGTCGCGCTGCTCGCCCACGCCGTGGACGAGCCCGGCCGCTCGGCCTTCTGGCCGTTCGCCGAGTTCAGCCCCGAGTGGGTGGCCATCCGCTGGGCCGTGGAACAGGGCGTCCCGGCCCGCTTCATCGACCTGCCGGCCACGCACACCCTGGCGTGGGAGCAGGGACCGCGCGAGGCCGGTCCCGGACCTGAGGCCGGTCCTGGACCCGAGTCCGGTCCTGGACCCGAGGTCGGTGCCGACCCGCAGTCCGGTACCGGCCCCGACTCCGGTTCCGACCGCCGGTCCGGTCACGGCCCCCGGTCCGATCACGGTGACGAGGTCCGCGTCGACCCCCTCGCCGTGCTCGCCGAGACGGCCGGGTACGACGACCCCGAGCGCTGGTGGGAGGACGTCGTCGAGCACCGGGGGCCGGGCGCACGCGACCCCTTCGCGCCGTTCGCGGCGGTGGCGGAGGCGATGGCCGCGCTGCGCGAGCGGTACGGCGACGGCGGGCACTCCCGGGACCTCGTCCGCGAGGCGCACATGCGGCTCCGGCTGCGCGACGCGCGCAAGGAGTTCGGGGACGCCGTGGCCGTGGTGTGCGGGGCCTGGCACGTGCCGGCGCTGCGCGAGAAGACCACCGTCACCGCGGACCGGGCGCTGCTCAGGGGCCTGCCCAAGGTCAGGACCGACCTGACCTGGGTGCCGTGGACGCACCGCAGGCTGGCCCGGGCCGGCGGATACGGCGCCGGCATCGACTCCCCGGGCTGGTACGGCCACCTGTTCCGCGCCCCGGACCGGCCGGTCGAGCGGTGGCTGACCAAGGTGGCCGGGCTGCTGCGCGCGGAGGACCGGATCGTGTCCTCCGCGCACGTCATCGAGGCCGTACGGCTCGCGGAGACCCTGGCGGCGCTGCGTGGCCGCCCGCTGCCCGGCCTCGGGGAGACCACCGACGCGGTGCGCGCGGTGCTGTGCGAGGGCTCGGACGTGCCGCTGGCGCTGGTGCACGACCGGCTGGTGGTCGGTGACGTCCTCGGCGAGGTCCCGGAGTCGGCGCCCGCGGTGCCGTTGCAGCGCGACCTGGCCCGGCAGCAGCGCTCGCTGCGGCTCAAGCCCGAGGCGTCGGAGCGCGAGCTGGAGCTGGACCTGCGCGGGGACACCGACGCCGGCCGCAGCAGGTTGCTGCACCGGCTGCGGCTGCTCGGTGTCGGCTGGGGCGAGCCGGGCCGGTCCCGGGGGAGCACGGGCACCTTCCGGGAGACCTGGCGGCTGCGCTGGGAGCCCGAGCTGTCCGTGCGGGTCGCCGAGGCGGGGGTGTGGGGGACGACCGTACAGGCGGCGGCCCAGGCCAAGGCGGAGGCGGACGCGGTGGCGGCACGCGCGCTGGCCGACGTCACCGCGCTCGCGGAGCAGTGCCTGCTGGCCGGGCTGCCGGAGGCGCTGCCCGTGGTCATGCGGGTGCTCGCCGACCGGGCGGCCCTGGACACCGACGTCGGCCACCTCGCCCAGGCCCTGCCCGCCCTCGTCCGCTCCCTGCGCTACGGCGACGTGCGTGGCACCGACACCGGCGCGCTGGCCGAGGTCGCTGCGGGCCTCGCCGAACGCATCTTCGTCGGCCTGCCCCCGGCCTGCGCCGCACTCGACACGGACGCGGCGGAGGAGATGCGCGGCCACGTGGACGCCGTGCACACGGCGGTGGGCCTCCTGACGGAGAGCCTGCCCGGGGCACCGGTGGGGAGCGACGGGGACAGGGCCGGTGCCGCTGAGGCCGGCGCCGGTGACGGCGACCGCGCGTCGGCGGGCGAACGGGTCGGCGCGGAGGGGGCGGCCGGGGGTGCCGGAGGGAACGGGGGACACCGGGCGCACGAGCGCGGTGGCGGACTTCGGGGGCGTTGGCGGGCCGTGTTGCGGGTGCTGGCGCTGCGGGAGAACGCGCCCGGTGTCATCCGGGGGCGGGCCGTGCGGCTGTTGCTGGACGACGGGGCGCTGTCGGCCGAGGAGGCGGCCCGGCTGATGGGGCTCGCCCTGTCGCCGGGCACCCCGCCCCCCGCTGCCGCCGCCTGGATCGAGGGCTTCGCCGGCGGTGGGGGCGGGCTGCTGCTGGTGCACGACGAGCGGCTGCTCGGCCTGCTCGACAGCTGGCTGACCGGGGTGCCGACGGAGGCCTTCACGGACGTACTGCCCCTGCTGCGGCGCACTTTCTCGGCGTACGAGCCGGGCGTGCGCAGAACCCTCGGCGAACTGGTCCGGCGCGGCCCCGGGGACCGGCCGGGCGGAGCCGCCGTCCGGGGACCCGCCGTGCCCGGTTTCGCCGCCGAACCGGACACCGGCCGCGCCGACGCCGTGCTCCCGGTACTGCGGCTGCTGCTCGGCCTCGACAGCGACCACGGCACAACGCACGGCGCGACGCACAACCCGCCCTCCGGCGCGAGCGCGGCGCACGCTGCGGAGCCCGGTGCAGTACGCATCCCGTCGTCCGGCGCGCGCCACGGTACGGCGTGCGCCGGGGCAGACAGCACGGCGACCGCCGCCGTGCACCACACCCCGCGGCACAGCGCCCCGCCCACCCCGACACATCACGTCACGCGCGAAGCGACACACGCCACGGCATCCGATGCCGCGCACGACGACTGCCTCACGGGGGTGGGCACATGA
- a CDS encoding SWIM zinc finger family protein, whose product MTEQGVRWTAEQVLALAPDAASRKAGSKLGAAGPWSGTGSGEGTVWGLCKGSGSRPYQTVVDLADAAGPAYKCSCPSRKFPCKHALGLLLLWAGDDGTVPAAAQPPDWAGPWLAGRRRRAGTKATRAEGGWAAGPPADPEAARRRAERRAERVTAGASELEQRLADLLRGGLAAADQAGYGLWDETAARMVDAQAPGLAARVRELGAIPASGAGWPARLLEECALLHLLDQGWLRRDRLPEALAATVRSRLGLPATPDGPPLRDRWLVLAQYDTTDPKLTTRRIWLHGAESGRTRLLLSYGAAGRAPELSLPVGLALDAELTAYPGSGQARAALGERFAPPAPAAFRPPGVTTTEAAARYGAALRDDPWLDSVPVTLGRVIPVPDGDRWQLADADTDTALPLSRAARSRPGLWRLVALSGGAPVTVFGECGHRGFTPLTAWPEEAGEAVPLC is encoded by the coding sequence ATGACTGAGCAGGGGGTGCGCTGGACCGCGGAGCAGGTGCTGGCACTGGCGCCTGACGCCGCGTCACGCAAGGCGGGGAGCAAACTCGGCGCGGCCGGGCCGTGGTCCGGGACCGGGAGCGGAGAGGGGACGGTGTGGGGACTGTGCAAGGGCAGTGGCAGCAGGCCGTATCAGACGGTGGTGGACCTGGCCGACGCGGCCGGGCCGGCGTACAAGTGCAGTTGTCCGAGCCGTAAGTTCCCGTGCAAGCACGCGCTCGGCCTGCTCCTGCTGTGGGCGGGCGACGACGGCACGGTGCCGGCCGCCGCGCAGCCGCCGGACTGGGCCGGGCCGTGGCTCGCGGGCCGGCGCAGACGCGCCGGGACGAAGGCGACGCGCGCCGAGGGGGGTTGGGCCGCGGGGCCGCCCGCGGATCCGGAGGCGGCCCGGCGGCGGGCCGAGCGCCGCGCCGAGCGGGTCACGGCGGGGGCGAGCGAGCTGGAGCAGCGCCTGGCGGACCTGCTGCGCGGCGGTCTGGCCGCGGCCGATCAGGCGGGATACGGCCTGTGGGACGAGACGGCGGCCCGCATGGTCGACGCCCAGGCGCCGGGTCTGGCCGCGCGCGTGCGGGAACTGGGGGCGATCCCGGCGTCCGGCGCGGGCTGGCCGGCGCGGCTGCTGGAGGAGTGCGCGCTGCTGCATCTGCTCGACCAGGGCTGGCTGCGCCGCGACCGGCTGCCGGAGGCCCTCGCGGCCACGGTCCGCTCCCGGCTCGGTCTGCCCGCCACGCCGGACGGCCCGCCCCTGCGCGACCGCTGGCTGGTCCTCGCCCAGTACGACACCACCGACCCGAAACTGACGACACGCCGGATATGGCTGCACGGCGCCGAGTCCGGCAGGACGCGGCTGCTGCTGTCCTACGGCGCCGCGGGCCGGGCGCCGGAGCTGTCCCTGCCGGTCGGCCTGGCCCTGGACGCGGAGCTGACGGCGTATCCGGGCTCCGGTCAGGCCCGGGCCGCCCTGGGCGAGCGGTTCGCGCCGCCGGCCCCGGCCGCGTTCCGCCCGCCGGGCGTGACCACCACCGAGGCGGCGGCCCGCTACGGCGCGGCCCTGCGCGACGACCCCTGGCTGGACTCGGTCCCGGTCACCCTGGGCCGGGTGATACCGGTCCCGGACGGCGACCGGTGGCAGCTGGCCGACGCCGACACGGACACGGCCCTGCCGCTGAGCCGGGCCGCCCGCTCCCGGCCCGGCCTGTGGCGGCTGGTCGCGCTGTCCGGTGGCGCCCCCGTCACGGTCTTCGGCGAGTGCGGCCACCGCGGCTTCACCCCGCTCACGGCCTGGCCCGAGGAGGCGGGCGAGGCGGTGCCGCTGTGCTGA
- a CDS encoding cobalamin B12-binding domain-containing protein, translated as MGVAVGPIRVVVAKPGLDGHDRGAKVIARALRDAGMEVIYTGLHQTPEQIVDTAIQEDADAIGLSILSGAHNTLFGAVIDLLKEREAEDILVFGGGIIPEEDIPPLKEKGVAEIFTPGATTASIVEWVRENVRQPAASGG; from the coding sequence ATGGGTGTGGCAGTCGGTCCGATCCGCGTGGTGGTCGCCAAGCCGGGGCTCGACGGCCACGATCGTGGGGCCAAGGTGATCGCGCGTGCCCTGCGCGACGCCGGCATGGAGGTCATCTACACCGGGCTCCACCAGACGCCGGAACAGATCGTGGACACCGCCATCCAGGAGGACGCCGACGCGATCGGCCTGTCCATCCTGTCCGGCGCGCACAACACGCTGTTCGGCGCGGTCATCGACCTGCTCAAGGAGCGGGAGGCGGAGGACATCCTCGTCTTCGGCGGCGGCATCATCCCGGAGGAGGACATCCCGCCGCTGAAGGAGAAGGGTGTCGCGGAGATCTTCACCCCGGGCGCGACGACGGCGTCGATCGTGGAGTGGGTCCGGGAGAACGTCCGTCAGCCCGCCGCGTCCGGAGGCTGA
- a CDS encoding esterase/lipase family protein: MKVTGVLPLFLPLCRRLWPGRLAGLSMTLLRATALEAAILWGHLLLYPTGLIQERRSGSLPDGDGATRLPVRPAPPVVLLHGFIDNRSVFVLLRRTLAQHGRQRVESLNYSPLTCDIRTAAELLGRHIEEICERTGSARVDIVGHSLGGLIARYYVQCLGGDLRVRTLVTLGTPHSGTRVAPLADAHPIVRQMRPGSAVIEELARPAPGCRTRFVSFWSDLDSLMDPLESACLEHPDLDAQNVRVTGIGHLALPVHPAVAAGIREALEVPHPGDRAAGGLTVA; encoded by the coding sequence ATGAAGGTCACCGGGGTATTGCCGCTCTTTCTCCCGCTCTGCCGGCGCCTGTGGCCCGGCAGACTGGCCGGACTGTCCATGACGCTGCTGCGGGCGACCGCCCTGGAGGCCGCCATCCTGTGGGGTCACCTCCTGCTCTATCCGACCGGTCTGATCCAGGAACGCCGCTCCGGTTCCCTGCCCGACGGGGACGGCGCGACCCGGCTGCCGGTCCGCCCCGCCCCGCCGGTCGTCCTGCTGCACGGTTTCATCGACAACCGATCGGTGTTCGTCCTGCTCCGCCGCACCCTGGCCCAGCACGGCAGGCAGCGGGTGGAGTCGCTCAACTACTCCCCGCTGACCTGCGACATCCGTACGGCCGCCGAGCTGCTCGGCCGGCACATCGAGGAGATCTGCGAGCGCACCGGCAGCGCCCGGGTCGACATCGTGGGCCACAGCCTCGGCGGCCTGATCGCGCGGTACTACGTCCAGTGCCTGGGCGGTGACCTGCGGGTACGCACGCTGGTCACGCTCGGCACCCCGCACTCGGGAACACGGGTGGCGCCGCTGGCGGACGCGCATCCGATCGTGCGGCAGATGCGGCCCGGCTCGGCGGTCATCGAGGAGCTGGCCCGCCCCGCGCCCGGCTGCCGTACCCGCTTCGTGAGCTTCTGGAGCGACCTGGACTCCCTGATGGACCCGCTGGAGTCCGCCTGCCTGGAGCATCCCGACCTCGACGCGCAGAACGTCCGGGTGACCGGCATCGGCCACCTAGCGCTGCCCGTGCACCCCGCCGTGGCGGCCGGCATACGGGAGGCGCTGGAGGTCCCGCACCCCGGGGACCGGGCCGCGGGCGGCCTGACGGTGGCCTGA
- a CDS encoding ATP-binding protein produces MTVSVEPTTAAPDREETAQALRPHAEHAFAAELAALAAQDDRPRPARWKLSPWAVATYLLGGTLPDGTVITPKYVGPRRIVEVAVTTLATDRALLLLGVPGTAKTWVSEHLAAAVSGDSTLLVQGTAGTPEEAIRYGWNYAQLLAHGPSRGALVPSPVMRAMAEGMTARVEELTRIPADVQDTLITILSEKTLPIPELGEEVQAVRGFNLIATANDRDRGVNELSSALRRRFNTVVLPLPESADAEVDIVTRRVEQLGRSLDLPAAPDGIDEIRRVVTVFRELRDGITADGRTKLKSPSGTLSTAEAISVVTNGLALATHFGDGVLRPGDVAAGILGAVVRDPAADRVIWQEYLETVVRERAGWTDFYRACREVSA; encoded by the coding sequence ATGACTGTGTCCGTGGAACCGACGACCGCCGCACCCGACCGCGAAGAGACCGCACAGGCGTTGCGACCGCACGCCGAGCACGCCTTCGCGGCCGAACTCGCCGCGCTCGCCGCGCAGGACGACCGCCCGCGCCCGGCCCGCTGGAAGCTGTCGCCGTGGGCAGTGGCGACGTACCTGCTCGGCGGCACCCTGCCGGACGGCACGGTGATCACACCCAAGTACGTGGGGCCGCGCCGCATCGTCGAGGTAGCCGTCACCACGCTCGCCACCGACCGCGCCCTGCTGTTGCTCGGCGTGCCCGGCACCGCCAAGACCTGGGTGTCGGAGCACCTGGCCGCCGCGGTCAGCGGTGACTCGACGCTGCTGGTGCAGGGCACGGCCGGCACCCCGGAGGAGGCGATCCGGTACGGCTGGAACTACGCGCAGCTGCTCGCCCACGGCCCGAGCCGCGGCGCCCTGGTGCCCAGTCCCGTCATGCGGGCCATGGCCGAGGGCATGACGGCCCGCGTGGAGGAGCTGACCCGGATCCCGGCGGACGTGCAGGACACGCTGATCACGATCCTGTCCGAGAAGACCCTGCCCATCCCCGAACTGGGCGAGGAGGTCCAGGCGGTCCGCGGCTTCAACCTCATCGCCACCGCCAACGACCGCGACCGCGGGGTCAACGAGCTGTCCAGCGCGCTGCGCCGCCGCTTCAACACCGTCGTGCTGCCGCTGCCGGAGAGCGCCGACGCCGAGGTCGACATCGTCACCCGCCGGGTCGAGCAGCTGGGCCGCTCCCTCGATCTGCCGGCCGCGCCCGACGGCATCGACGAGATCCGCCGGGTCGTCACCGTCTTCCGTGAGCTGCGCGACGGCATCACCGCCGACGGGCGTACGAAGCTGAAGTCGCCCAGCGGCACGCTGTCCACGGCGGAGGCGATCTCCGTCGTCACCAACGGCCTCGCGCTCGCCACCCACTTCGGCGACGGCGTGCTGCGCCCGGGCGACGTCGCCGCGGGCATCCTCGGTGCCGTCGTCCGCGACCCTGCGGCCGACCGGGTCATCTGGCAGGAGTACCTGGAGACGGTCGTCCGCGAGCGCGCGGGCTGGACCGACTTCTACCGCGCCTGCCGCGAGGTGAGCGCATGA